A genomic window from Peromyscus maniculatus bairdii isolate BWxNUB_F1_BW_parent chromosome 1, HU_Pman_BW_mat_3.1, whole genome shotgun sequence includes:
- the Tmem258 gene encoding LOW QUALITY PROTEIN: dolichyl-diphosphooligosaccharide--protein glycosyltransferase subunit TMEM258 (The sequence of the model RefSeq protein was modified relative to this genomic sequence to represent the inferred CDS: deleted 1 base in 1 codon): MPRWRDYILFLLLNALAPADVFFRWGGPVVYPVRGKMELEAMSRYTSPVNPAVFPHLTVVLLAIGMFFTAWFFVYEVTSTKYTRDIYKELLISLVASLFMGFGVLFLLLWVGIYV; the protein is encoded by the exons ATGCCACGCTGGAGGGACTACATCCTCTTCCTGTTGCTCAACGCGCTTGCTCCTGCCGACGTGTTCTTCCGGTGG GGTGGACCGGTGGTTTATCCTGTGCGGGGCAAAATG GAGCTCGAGGCCATGAGCAGATACACCAGCCCGGTCAACCCGGCTGTCTTCCCACACCTGACTGTGGTACTTCTGGCCATCGGCATGTTCTTCACCGCCTGGTTCTTCGT TTACGAGGTCACCTCCACCAAGTACACACGTGATATTTACAAAGAGCTCCTCATCTCCTTGGTGGCCTCACTCTTCATGGGTTTTGgagtcctcttcctcctgctctgggTTGGCATCTACGTATGA